Proteins found in one Bremerella volcania genomic segment:
- a CDS encoding PAC2 family protein, whose translation MPDDLKLNKPWLVAVWPGMGHVAISAGYYLMAKLGMHLLAEFSARELFDVEHVEVKGGLIRTGRLPRSRLFVWMDPQQRHDIIVFIGEAQPPSGKYAFCRRLIEYARELGVERVFTFAAMATQMHPEHDSRVFGAAAEMGLRGACLLGEMPHIFAQLPFPKASLAVLKVFTMIADIEIDTAELSEQAQAMEEKLGEILAEVERAMEQQMPTEEEDSLGFELPEAEGLSPEDERLIERLFEQARRDRSKAYELKRELDRLDVFDGYEDRFLDLFKKPD comes from the coding sequence ATGCCGGACGATTTGAAACTCAATAAGCCCTGGCTGGTCGCTGTCTGGCCAGGCATGGGACACGTTGCAATCAGCGCCGGCTACTATCTGATGGCCAAACTCGGCATGCACCTGCTTGCCGAGTTCTCGGCACGTGAGTTGTTCGATGTCGAACACGTCGAGGTGAAAGGCGGGTTGATCCGCACGGGTCGTCTGCCGCGAAGTCGGCTGTTCGTCTGGATGGACCCGCAACAGCGGCACGATATTATTGTGTTCATCGGCGAGGCCCAGCCGCCGAGCGGCAAGTACGCATTTTGCCGCCGGCTGATCGAATACGCCCGCGAGCTCGGAGTCGAGCGGGTCTTCACGTTCGCGGCGATGGCCACACAAATGCATCCCGAACACGATTCGCGTGTCTTCGGAGCCGCCGCCGAGATGGGGCTGCGCGGCGCCTGTTTGCTCGGCGAAATGCCGCACATCTTCGCTCAGCTTCCCTTCCCCAAGGCGTCTCTGGCTGTGCTGAAGGTCTTCACCATGATCGCCGACATCGAGATCGATACGGCGGAGTTATCCGAACAGGCTCAAGCTATGGAGGAGAAGCTGGGCGAGATTCTGGCGGAGGTGGAAAGAGCGATGGAACAACAGATGCCAACCGAGGAAGAGGACTCGCTTGGCTTCGAACTACCGGAAGCGGAAGGACTCAGTCCCGAAGATGAGCGTCTCATCGAACGACTCTTCGAGCAAGCTCGGCGGGACCGATCGAAAGCCTACGAGTTGAAACGGGAATTAGACCGGCTCGATGTCTTCGATGGATATGAGGACCGGTTTCTCGACTTGTTCAAGAAGCCGGACTGA